In Polyodon spathula isolate WHYD16114869_AA chromosome 23, ASM1765450v1, whole genome shotgun sequence, the DNA window aaatttaGTAGAACTGCACATGAGTATGTGGGTAttcacaaggtgtgtgtgtgtaacaaatacagtgtaataaataaggcacatatttattatacaatacaCTCAGTTGTCCAATACCAGACCTTTACCAGTATTCATAAAACGTGTGTGGCATTTCTGTGCATGGTTTATTCATCATTGTTTCCCCATTCTCCACCTACTGCAATAAACTGTTTGAGTGAGCACAGACATACTGGGTATAGGCACTGTAGAAGCAAAGTGGAATCACCCAAAAATGGTGATGGATATTGGCAGTCGTGTAGCCTTTCTCTATCAGTTACTGCTCCATCGCTGTTCTCTTGAGACCTTCAGAGTACAATGAAAGGACAAGCTGTCCTAACCATGGATCAGGTGAATCTCAGTTCTGCTACTGTAGGTACTGTAAGTTGTTTTTTTGATCCATGTGCTTTgctaaaaataaactgttcataCATGGATTTTCAGGGATAGGGCTGTGCATGTGGTGGGCATGCTGTTTTGACAGCAACTTATTTATAGGCAGGGTTACATTAATTTATTGCCATGTGTGGTGACACTGTTAAGGTCACATGTAAAGTTTACCCATTCTTTATTACAACTTGCATCATTCTGTCATAATCAGTAAATTAGTGGCATTATATTttgcttaaaaagaaaataataaagaggGCTAGTATCtcatattgtaattataatatattaaactctaatatatatatatacctaatagCTTTTGCTGGGCTACGGTTTTAATCATTAACAGATAGTGAACAATTGAAGCAGCAAAAACCCAGTATACATCCTCAATGGAAGTCATACTGAGCTGACCTAAATGACTTGTCACAGGAGGTTGTACTGTTCAAACACactttgtttatgtgtgtgtgtagaaagagagagagagagagagagagagagagagagagagagagagagagagagagagagagagagagagagagagagagagagatttttccTGCGGTATGTGCCTGCAGCAACACAAACTGTGTCTCGAATGAGCAGTGACAAAGAGGTCAATGTTTCATGTTAACCTCAACCTCCTCCTACAAATATCCGGCTCCTCTCCCTCATAGCAGGTCATACAGTTTACAACAGCACAGTTGACAATGCTTTACATACAGCTAAAGTGGTACCAAGTTCACTCACACACCACCTGACTGGATATTTTATAGTGACGTCAATTGCTCCCCTTAGCTGCCTGGCTGTCTCCCTCTTCACCCCAAATGGATTTTAAGCATAATAAAGCCCATTGAGGTATGCATAAAGCAGATAAGAAACAagactattttaaatgcatagaTTAAACATGGCAAAAGCAAAGGATAACTCTAAACATTCTGTGGAAATTTATCAAGGTAAACTTGTATCAGGACAGAGGTGCtccaaatgttatccatttaaTACCAATACAGAATGACTGGGAGGGATCTTTTGACATCACTCTGAATGCTGAACAATCTTGGGAGTCATGAATTGGATGTAGATCTAcggataattattattttttattaaaatccgtTTAGTCGAGGCCGACTTTCGGTCACTTTATGGGTCATCATTCTCCACGCATTTCTGTCTTTGACTGCTTCTTTCAGATCtttcatgtgcatgtttgtgtcagcCTTGATTGTGTCCAGCCAGCGGGTTCTCTGACGCCCTCTTCTTCTTGACCCACTGACTGTGCCGAGCATTAATGCTGTTTCTAGGGAATTAGCTCGCATGATGTGTCCAAAATATGAGAGCCGCTGTTTCGTGATTTTTCCCTCTAACGATGTTTGTGGTTTGACACGTTCAAGGATCGTCTTGTTTGTGACCATTGCCGTCCATGGTGTTCGCAGCAATCGTCTCCAACACCAAAGTTCAAAAGCATCGATCCTCCTTCTGTCGGCCTTCTTGAGCGTCCAGCTTTCGCATGCGTATGTGAAAATCGGAAAAACGATTACATTGATTATGCGAGTCTTTGTTGCTATGCTGATGTCATTGCTCTTCCATATTTTTGCCATTCCCTGCATTGCGATGCGCCCAAGTGCGATTCTGCGTTTGATTTCTGGTCCCGATTCGCCACCTCGGTCGATCTTGGATCCAAGGAAGAAATCTTGGACTGATTCGATTTCTTCATTGTCAATTGTCAAGTGGAGTGTACCATTGCCTGCTGTTGTcattacctttgttttcttgatgttgAGGTACAAACCCATGCGCTCGCTTTCTTCTTTGACCTTTCGGACCAGATATTCTAAGTCTTTTTCACTCTCTGCGAGCAAAGTCGTGTCGTCGGCGTATCGAAGATTGTTAATGTTCCTCCCTCCAATTTTCACTCCGATCGGTGATTCTTCCAGATTACATCGTCTCATGATCGTTTCGGCATATAGGTTGAACAGGGCCGGTGATAGAATGCAGCCTTGTCTAACGCCTTTTCCGATCTCAAACGAGTCCGTGTTGCCGAATGCTGTCCTGACCGTGGCTTCTTGATTCTTGTAGAGTGATCTTATTCGTTGTTCTAGATGTTCTGGGACGCCCATTTGCTTCAGACATTTCCATAACTTGCCATGGTCAACGCAATCGAATGCTTTGCTGTAATCGatgaaacacatatacacattCTTTTGATATAAGCGAGTCTTCTCCATGATCCACCGCGAGTTTGAAATTTGATCTCTGGTTCCACGTCCTTTTCGAAATCCAGCTTGCACATCAGGGAGTTCCCTCTCGACAGATGAGGCCATGCGTTTTTGAATAATCTTTAGCAGGATTTTGCTTACGTGCGGTATAAGTGCGATGGTCACTACGGATAATAGCCTTCCCCAAACACCACAGATTCGCGGGTGGTTGAATACCTTTTAGTTGCagtatatacatgcatacataacaTACCTGTATTAAATATACAGTCCCAGGCATCTGTATGGTCCTGCCAGGTTTTTGTGTTCAAGCTTTTATGAAGTTCCACTGGAGTCACCATCATTGTGCCAAAAGTACTCATCATCTGAAAGAAAGACACAAGAAAACCATCCTTCTTGGAATGCTACCCCACCCCCACCTTACTTGGCACACTTCAAACCATTTACTCTCTTCACAAACCAGGCTTAGAgttaagaaatgtgtttgttctAGCACTACAATCATGTAGCGGTCAAACTGGATGAACTCAATGAACCCACCATCCCAGATGCTTTTGAAGATACACAGACTGGCACACTATACAACTCCCTGTTGCTATTTAGAAACAGTACAAGAAATGTTgttaattaaatgacaaatgtctTGAAATGTCTACGTCTAGTCTTGTATCCCCTTGAGCAACACAATTTTGTCATTATGCACAACCAATAGCTTTGTGAATATTCTGGTCAACACTTACTCTATTATCTTGAAACAACTCCGCCAGAACCAACACAATGTGTTTAGAACAATACTCATTAGATGCATTTCATACATGGTAACAGGCTTGAATTAACTAGCGtacaataattttcttttttaatgaccCATCCAGCAATGGATTATAATACCGCCACCCTAAACATGGTATACCTGCTCTATCATGAACATGTtttcaccgtgttttgtttttgttatcaacACGTATCAATACATCACCTGTGATGGACAACACTATGTACAGATAAAGGGCGACAATATTATGATCTGtcattgtttagatcattaaaatagactccacAAGTGTGAGCATGAACATGTCATGATCCCAACACAGCagtgactgttgcattgttctcACTTACTGTTTTTATTGCCTTTATAAAGTTTAAAGCTTCTTTGTCCACCTCTTTCTGCAGGAGCCCAAACCTCTTGTCATAGAGCACCAGGCAGATAGCTGGGACACAAGGGAAAGGGCATTGAGAGAAATGTGAGTGTGTCAGAAGAATGTGCACTCCACACCCCACAAAGGCTTTCCTGACTGATCTTCAGCACTGTGCTGGACATCGTGTTCATCTCCACAAAACACGTGATCTTTAAAAACCAGGATACCATTCTGAAAACCAGGGTTATACAAGCGAACCCGTATCTCTGATCAcactgccattattattattattatttattattattattattattattagtagtggtagtagtaattattgatttgtttatttggcagacaccttcaTCCAAGGAAacttacagggcagtacagggttcaATACAAAATCAATAATGAAACACACTATAGTTTACAGTACGTGCAAATTATACTAataagatgcaacaagttaggatatTGTACTCAAACTCAATGTATGGAGCAGTTAGGGGGTGTAAAGCTGCCTGGAACTGGTATAGTAcagaattattaataatatttttttctgtagaaataataacaatttcatgaaatatttgtattaagtATTTGTATTCATGCTAGTGTGAATAATGTCATGCTTACTTTCAAATGACCACTTGTTCAGTTCACAGTATAGGTCTTCTATTCTGCCGTTTGCATCAGTAATAGTCCCCATTCTTTCAATGAAGTCTGCcatgacctgaaaaaaaaaaaaaaaaaaaaaatattatggaaaatattctttaaacatattttaagcaTATCGAATCTGCATTTAAGCCACAGTCGAGAACAGAGGATATTAtttgtcttaaaaacaaataaacaccatCTTAACCACGAATCCCTCTGCAACAATATTCTAAATTTTTATGTTAATATAATCCCGAAATATGTTAGCAACTATTACATATAAAAGCAAACCCTTCAATACGACTTCAAACGTAGGGACTGAGCATGAATGGTGACTATATGAGACATTGGCTTCACAAGTACCTTTGAAAATAAGCAATAGAAAATAAAGGAAATTGATACAAGAAATATACCTGTATTGCTGTGGAATTCGCAATGCACAAGGTATTACACTGTTAGTCATTATGCATAAGTATGGAGTGTACAGCTGtagacaaaggttttgcatcaacctatagaattaGCGATTTTTTCTTCAtacagtcgaatgaaacctgctgagcaatgttacgttaacatatttaattataataacactttgcagcttttcatatatttaacaaaaagctGACAATAATTTTAATCTTAATCGCGTCCGGAAGATATTTGCGATAGAATTtagcagtttatttgattacagggtgctaaataaatcattttaaattatgttcatacagttttctttttaattatgtctcaatctttttctaggagatgcaaaacttttggccatagtggtgcataaaaaaaaacaaaacaaaaaaatgtagcaataattaaacacaaaaagctGTAACGACTCGTTTTCTGTACTCTACAGTGTGCTGTGAAACAGCGCAATACCGTGCAGCAGCTTACATGAAACCCTTTTAATGCTATACATTTCCCAAATTGCGTTTATTAAGTGAGGCGGAGTATTATAACTAATAAAATGTTAACCGGGATATCCACAATTGTATTCCTTATCGGGCGCTTGCCTTTTGTATGCTCTTCTCATAAAATAATATGATATATCCCTTCTTgttgtaataatttgttttaagtcTTTTAAGCTGCACGATAAATACCTGATTGATTTTCCGATCCAGTTTCATCACTTCGCTGGGTTTCATTAACTTCTGCTGAAATGCGCTGCGGACCCTTTGCCAATCCTTTCCTTCCCTGCGTGTGAAATAAAGGTTCGATTTATCAAACTTTAATTCCAGATTGTAATACATTAATTCTCATGTAATACATTTGTTCCATTACTGTTAGACTTTGTTTTAGAATAGACGTTTAGCATAATGCTATATGTTTACAACACTTACAAGTGTTTCACAAGTTTACCTAACAAGAAACGTCCAAACTGTTTTTCAAGTATATTCTTCGTTTATAGCTATTTAGTTAAAACAATGTCACCTTTTTTGGTGAatatttgttatcttttttttattcatgcgTTCTGTGTGCCTCACTGAATTGTACTTACAGTATCATGAGCCCATACGCCTCATCTCGGTAGTCTCTGTATGCTTTCCAGGGTTTAATCTCCAGCCTCTGCGGACAGTTGCTCTCTTTCCTAAACAGGGCTTCCAGGAGACAAGGATCACCGATGTGGACCGATTCAAAAGATCCCAACTTCATTTTGAAAACCTTCCCGAACTTCTTGTGATAGTGAACctgtgaagcaaaaaaaaaaaaaaaaaaaaaacattatgcgtAATTACGCATACATTCGCCTGTGTAAGATTATTTCCAAatccaaaaaacaacacaaaaaaaaaaaaaaaaaaaaaaaaaaaacataaagtagGTACAAAATTAAATACGTTGTATATTCttcaaatttatattttaataccatctcatccccctccctctccctctcgccGAACACAGTAGGCAGAAAGCATCTGTATGCAAATGATTACTGCACGTGCACAGCTTAACTATCTGCAGCATGTTCTACTaccttgaaagaaaaacaaatacatgcataaataaatgatttttttttgtgtctgatACAAGAACACGCGATGTTTCCCCGTGTAGCAATTCAATTACTTTACTTTCATGTAGGTATTTAGTTAATTGACTTAGTTACCAGTGCCTCATGTTGTCTTTTCAAGCCTCCTTTTAGAAGGAGCTCTAACAGGCTACCCACCACTGGCCAGCTGGTGGGTCCTGGGATGGAGGTGACACCGTGTCCACAGGGTGCCAAACTGACATCCTTGGAGTCTAGAGCACAAGCGGAGGACCTGGGCATAGTGTGCTGCACTCCCACCACTTTCTTTTTCAAGAATTCAAAAACCTGTGGGGCTTTTCTGAGCTGAGGTCTCATATTtagatgttgtttttattattaaaactacaacaccaagaaacaaacaaaaaagctcaCAAATTCTGAAAACACCTTCACTGGTAGATTTGGTATTTCCACTTGACAAACGGGTCACACCTTCCTACAATATATAGCCCACGGGATGTTTGTTACAAGTTAACCGGGAGCCAATCAATGGCTGAGACGGGCTGGTGTGGCTGACGAGCCCACCATTCATTTTTAGAACCACGTTGTTACTTAAACTTGCTTTGAACCCTGGTAGATGAAGGAAGTGTCCTCATTCACTACTCTATGAATTGACGCACACAGGGTGATGCAGTTCATTTGGATACACATTCCGATCTGATTGAAATCAGCGAGGGAGCTTAACAACTCCAGATCACATTACACTCCTCACTGCTCCATATGCAATCAAGGCAGTCCAGGTTCACTTGTATAACCCTGGTTTTTAAAGTTCACATGTTTTGTGGAGATGAACTCGGTGACCAGCACAGTACTGAAGATCGGTCAGGAAAGCCTTTCTGTACACCTGCAAATAGCGTGTGCTTCTACTACTACTTTGACTTGCAACTAGCAAATCTGTTGACTTCgaaaagtatgtacagtatgttgaacATGTGCAATTGTTTGTTTAAAGTTTCTTTCTACAGTAAAACACATTGTAACAAAGTGGTGGCAGCACTGTTGAATGTAGTGCAGTCAGTGACAGCAGCTGCAGTAGGAGCAGGGGG includes these proteins:
- the LOC121297804 gene encoding 1,25-dihydroxyvitamin D(3) 24-hydroxylase, mitochondrial-like isoform X2, with the translated sequence MRPQLRKAPQVFEFLKKKVVGVQHTMPRSSACALDSKDVSLAPCGHGVTSIPGPTSWPVVHYHKKFGKVFKMKLGSFESVHIGDPCLLEALFRKESNCPQRLEIKPWKAYRDYRDEAYGLMILEGKDWQRVRSAFQQKLMKPSEVMKLDRKINQVMADFIERMGTITDANGRIEDLYCELNKWSFETICLVLYDKRFGLLQKEVDKEALNFIKAIKTMMSTFGTMMVTPVELHKSLNTKTWQDHTDAWDCIFNTAKVYIDQRLSAHAANPADDFLCDIYHSNDLSRKELYAATAELQIGGVETTANSLLWAIFNISRNPRVQEKLHKEIQDVISVNPIPTAKDITKMPYLKACLKESMRLTPSVPFTSRTLDKETVLGDYILPKGTVLMINSQVLGSNEEYFDNGKQFKPERWLQDRNSINPFAHVPFGIGKRMCIGRRLAELQLQLALCWIIKEFRTVPTDLDPVEMNHSGILVPSREMPVAFIRR
- the LOC121297804 gene encoding 1,25-dihydroxyvitamin D(3) 24-hydroxylase, mitochondrial-like isoform X1, which codes for MRPQLRKAPQVFEFLKKKVVGVQHTMPRSSACALDSKDVSLAPCGHGVTSIPGPTSWPVVGSLLELLLKGGLKRQHEALVHYHKKFGKVFKMKLGSFESVHIGDPCLLEALFRKESNCPQRLEIKPWKAYRDYRDEAYGLMILEGKDWQRVRSAFQQKLMKPSEVMKLDRKINQVMADFIERMGTITDANGRIEDLYCELNKWSFETICLVLYDKRFGLLQKEVDKEALNFIKAIKTMMSTFGTMMVTPVELHKSLNTKTWQDHTDAWDCIFNTAKVYIDQRLSAHAANPADDFLCDIYHSNDLSRKELYAATAELQIGGVETTANSLLWAIFNISRNPRVQEKLHKEIQDVISVNPIPTAKDITKMPYLKACLKESMRLTPSVPFTSRTLDKETVLGDYILPKGTVLMINSQVLGSNEEYFDNGKQFKPERWLQDRNSINPFAHVPFGIGKRMCIGRRLAELQLQLALCWIIKEFRTVPTDLDPVEMNHSGILVPSREMPVAFIRR